The window NNNNNNNNNNNNNNNNNNNNNNNNNNNNNNNNNNNNNNNNNNNNNNNNNNNNNNNNNNNNNNNNNNNNNNNNNNNNNNNNNNNNNNNNNNNNNNNNNNNNNNNNNNNNNNNNNNNNNNNNNNNNNNNNNNNNNNNNNNNNNNNNNNNNNNNNNNNNNNNNNNNNNNNNNNNNNNNNNNNNNNNNNNNNNNNNNNNNNNNNNNNNNNNNNNNNNNNNNNNNNNNNNNNNNNNNNNNNNNNNNNNNNNNNNNNNNNNNNNNNNNNNNNNNNNNNNNNNNNNNNNNNNNNNNNNNNNNNNNNNNNNNNNNNNNNNNNNNNNNNNNNNNNNNNNNNNNNNNNNNNNNNNNNNNNNNNNNNNNNNNNNNNNNNNNNNNNNNNNNNNNNNNNNNNNNNNNNNNNNNNNNNNNNNNNNNNNNNNNNNNNNNNNNNNNNNNNNNNNNNNNNNNNNNNNNNNNNNNNNNNNNNNNNNNNNNNNNNNNNNNNNNNNNNNNNNNNNNNNNNNNNNNNNNNNNNNNNNNNNNNNNNNNNNNNNNNNNNNNNNNNNNNNNNNNNNNNNNNNNNNNNNNNNNNNNNNNNNNNNNNNNNNNNNNNNNNNNNNNNNNNNNNNNNNNNNNNNNNNNNNNNNNNNNNNNNNNNNNNNNNNNNNNNNNNNNNNNNNNNNNNNNNNNNNNNNNNNNNNNNGAGTGTACTTAGCTCAAACTCATCCTCATGAACCCAAAGTGAACTCAGGTAGTTGCTTCCTTGACGATCTTCTTGAATTACATCTCCGAGAATATTATTGTTACCGTCGATATTCGTGATTTTCGTTGCTTCTGATGTTTCAGTAGGATTTGGGAGATTGATCTGATAAACAATATCACCATTGCTCTGTTTGGTTTTCGGATCTTTGATTCCTAGTTTCTTACTAAGATGCGTGTTCCAATAGTTCTTCACTTGATTATCCGTTCGACCCGGCACTCTTTTAGCAATTAAAGACCACCTATAATTAAACAcacatattataataatatatagtacTTTACTCACTAATTATCATGTGAAAGTATTTTATTGaaagttaagagaacaaaaacatGTGTTACCAAGCAAGCTTGAGAAGTCAATCACGAATATTTATAACTATTTACAGCCATGAAAAATGGATAGGAATGTATTAATGATTAATTGagtagataaaaataattttaagtaaatatttgtttttgttaacaaaGTTAAATATAACGAAAGTATACCTATTACCAAGCAACTTGTGGAGCCTAATGATaagatcttcttcttgctcGGTGAAATTGCCTCTTTTCACATTTGGGCTGAGATAATTCATCCACCTCAATCGACAACTCTTTCCACATCTCTTCAAACCTAATagacatatatacatacaaactTATTCATCTATGAGGatcttcattcattttttttttttgaaatgtaacCCACTATCTTAAGTACATCATCAAATTCACTCATTAACAGTAACTAAAATTTAGAGACGCATGATATTCCAGTTTCAACAACTAACGAGAGGATAATATAGAGTTAACTTATGATTAAGGCATGCGAATCTAAAGCAATAGAATTTATACAACCCTTAACGTTAAACCATTtttgtgacaaaaaataaatcatatataatgtTGAGTTTTGCCCCCAcccaaacacaaaaagaaaaaaagagagacagatagagagaaagagaccaGTCTTTTTGGCAATACGATTCCAATGGCCTTTGCCATGAGCTTTGACATAATCCATGAGGATCTTGTCTTCTTCTACTGTCCACAAACCTTTCTTGTACTCNNNNNNNNNNNNNNNNNNNNNNNNNNNNNNNNNNagagagagagagagagagagagagagagagagagagagtaccaGTCTTTTTGGCAATACGATTCCAATGGCCTTTGCCATGAGCTTTGACATAATCCATGAGGACCTTGTCTTCTTCTACTGTCCACAAACCTTTCTTGTACTCATTGTTTCCCTCTTCTCCAGTACTACTTACTttctttctcattctttttgtttccttggaaaatagacgagagagagagatcataaaaagagagagatagataaaGAGGTTCAGTGAGTAGTTATTCGATGGAGTTATTAATACTAGTACTACAAGTTCAGAACCTAGTGgaatattttatgtataaagTATAAAGATAATACGTGAGTATTTAATAACGAGATATATAGgtataaatacaaatattaatgATTAGAAACTTATTAGATAATGACATATAAATGTATTGATTGTGTCTAGCATGTAATGAtgattgtaaataataatggaCTTCTGAGTTCCAAGCTGGTAATTTACTGATCATACAGATTAGTTTAATGACTTAATCTAGATTTCCCactaaaacatgaaaacatgGACCGCTTAAGATGGTCTTGGGGAGCACAAAAATCACGTGTATGTTCTAAAAGATTCGGTTTTGATCTTAGAGCTCTTTCGGCATCGAAGTTTCATGTGTCAGGCTAgtctttaaatattttctttaatcttgATGAACTGAAATGAATTATAAAGAGATATATTAGACAGAAAATATGTTACACCATTCTTGTTCTACATTCTCGATCATAAAAAAATCCCACATGAAGATGGAAACCCAAAAGAGTTTGAGGActaatttacaaaatctaaaatataacCAAGTTACAAAGGTTGTTGCTGCAACGTTTTGAAGGTAAAGATCGATACTAACCGGCTATTATCAATgtcaaaataaaagttattcAAATGAGATCCTTTATCAGGAATGACCTCGAAAAAAATGTAATgaataatacatatttttattttgtaaaatgacACCATAGGACCAGCGTCCGGGAATCTTTGATTCGTGTATTACACTAGTCATGACAGTTAACAATACTAGTATTAGTAGTAATATTTTTGCGTTATATTTTAACTGGCGTGTGAGAGTTAGGAACTTAGGTTATGGAGATATTTAATTAGAAGATGATTTTGACTCTCTTGGGATTAGGATTTTTCACGGAAAAGTAAAACAGTGTTATTAttgtaagaaagaaagagagaatagaaGCTCCCTCTCTTGTCATTTAAAATATCTTGATCTTCGTGCCTCACCAGACGTATCTTGTTATGTTTATGTGATATATTTTGGGGGATTAATTATAAATAGCATTTTCGATACATAGTTTATTTAATTCagaatttcttttgttaatattttttcacatcttcttttgttgatttaCTTGTCAAAAGAGGAGGTTTTCCCATTGACTATGTCAGTAATTATCAAAACAATTTGACATTATATCAGTGATTGTCAAAAGTATCAATTTTAGTAGTGTATATATGATAAGTATTATTTTCTGCAATTAATACAACAAACAAtagtaattaatgttaaattcataattaatgttttcataaatttagaGTCTGCTGCGTAGAAAATCTGAATGGTCTATTTGGGAAATGAATgatatttggaaatttattttgagaaactaagatttttgtaaaagaaaaatagaggcAAAGGATATAGCTGGCACATTTAAAAATTTAGACATATTAAACCCTAAACGCTAGCTGGGGGTTGTGTCAATAAGAGAGGTAATAATTTTCTGCAACATTTCAATGTATAAAAACTACTGTAGTAtctttgagaaaaagaaaaaaaactactgTAGTATCTATATTCTAGTAGTTgtcaataaataaatcaaaccatctatttttctcttcttctttttttttcaaaaacaaaacaataatcacgtcgtagaaaaaaaaagtatcaaagaATTTGATggacactatatatatatcattctaatctagtttgatttttttagttcagcttttttttgtgtggttttccCAAGTCTTATTATCGTATTATTTTTCGTATTCGTTCGTTTGATTGTCAGGGACGCGTTCATCAAATTGTTTATCggagcccaaaaaaaaatctttatcagcccatttataattttgttggtgAACCACGGCCCATATGTGACTTTCGAATAaacaatatcataaaatttaaatagatttttttagtgAATTCTAATAAAATACTTAGCTTTCCAAACCTCGCCTGATTACCTCATTTAGATTACGTGGTAATTACTTCATTCTAAATATGTACAAAAACACAATCGAAACGTGACTGACAGCTGAAGTGATGAAATTATCTCCCTATTGGGTTAATCTTACGTTGACTACAATCTGGCCAATCCTAAACTGAGAAACATGAATTTGATATATACAATTTCATCACATTTAGGTCGTCTAACTATATTAGAGAATCTGACTTAGAAAGAAACCACGATTCTTTTACAAACCCTCATAAAGATTCGAATATTTTTCTAGTAACTATTTAAGTTGTACATTTTTAGTAAATCtttagatactttttttttttaggtttgcgTCATTTAACAAAAAGTCTTGGCATGTTTATTTATGAACTTGTTTAAACCTACCAAAAAGTCCGTTTTAAGCTACATTTGATTTTGACAATTGACTAATTATTCTGTTTTTGATTATACTCTATGCTAGTAAATTCGGATCTATTTTgcattgtataatatataagtatataacacaCACACCATGCATGAGATcattaagtaaaacaaaagcaattGGAAAAACCACAGACTTCTCTCGATCGGCTATTGACAATAGAGTTTAGAGTTATAGGAACGTGGGAAAAATTATGATAgccattcattcattcattcagaTGCCAACCATTCCTTTAGAAATTGCATAAgatcttttgattatttttttaaacatgttgTCATTTGAATGGCTATCATAATTTGGTCTTTTTCTAgataatttataaatcattgGTTTGTCTTTTTCAGTTGTCCGATGGAAAAATTCAGAAGCCATCAAATATACTCCCTCTATATTggaatatatgatgttttagaaatttatctTGTATtacaaatattgattttttgtatttttctaattaattaatgatatcAAATTGTAGATCTCAAGATTCACtaattgagaatttaaaattttgatgaactactattggttaataattataagaaatatgtttttaaaaataaaaatatatttatgactaaacattgattattttcttaatctttgtGAAAATCTTAGAAAATCATTCTTTCTAATATAGAGGGAGTATAAAAGAAAGACTCAAATTAAAAGAAGActccaaaaattatatttcctaggaaaaaaaaaaactttgtggCCGTTGGAGAAGTCATTGGCCACTACTCATGGAAGAAAAAAGTAGTGAgagtctttatttttatttttccatgatTGTTCTTCTTAGTGATATCATGCTTGGTGCATGCGTTAAAACACATCAGGCCCGGCTAAAGTTTTTGGTGAACGTggtgcaattttttttttttttttgatttttttaggtgttaattgtaaatttcataaatttaggaccatttttatcaaaatattgaATATTGAGAACTCAAaaccttataatttttttaaaaaaatgcaacCGCATTAACGCTCTAGAAAcacatttaattttagtttgcgttatttattttaaagaaaaaaatggaccTAACAATATgcattaatacattaaaaaattttaaaaaataatattcaaaattttatgaacCACAAGGCTGTGCTTTTGTAGGGTAAATGTCTTTATTCATGTGCATACACGTGTAGAAGAAAAAGATGGGAGTtattcaacaatttttattatgttacaaaaatctatttattcaaagtttcaaactaCTATCATCtcactatttattatatttggaattaaaaaaaaaaaaaaaaacagaacaaggcCTATAAAAAGTAAAGAGAGATCCCAAAAGGCCAAAAGCATAaagtggaaaaaaagaaagaataaaaaaagaagaagaagaccacaCCACTTGcacttgtgttgttgttggggGGCGGCTCATTACACACGAAGGAGGAAGGCGCGAACTTCAAGGTCGCTTCTCGACGACCAAACCAAGCAACCAACACTGTGGTGGGtgcatttctttcttcttcttcttctttgacggAGTGAagagttctcttttttttttcttttttttttttaaaaatcgataTTAATCATCCTCTCTGTATACTTTCCGAAAAAGTTGGTGTTTTTATTAACTCTGAATCACGTTCTATTGAATTCCCAGATTTTTTTCAACACTCAGGGTCACGGGTTCTTCGTTTTCGTGCTTGGGATCAGCAAAAGGGCTTCCCTGTGATTCCGTACGGTTTCTGTGTGTCTTCATTCATTACTTACATTTCCCACTTTTTTTGGGGATTTATTCAGAcataatatttttgtgtgtgatcTACACTACACATAGTTTCCATTTTTCTTCGTCtactctgtttttaaaattcCAGAATTTGGACACCGCTTCTGAGATCTATCCTTGTTCGTATCCTATTGTATCATTTGTTCATTTCAGATCTTTCtatgcatttttgtattttgaggATCTATGCATTATTGAATTTTGATTCACGTTATACAGAGAGCATGTttggtgttttgtttgattcttttttttttctgttatgttTTTGTAGGAGCTATAAAGGTCGGAAATGGCGGCTTATGTTTCTGTTGGAAACATTCATGCTTTCTATCTTGAGGGGCAGGTACACAGGGAACAAAGTTACCGACAAGATTCATGGAGTTCTGGCTTTTCTACCAGGACAAATCCATTCAAAGTCCCCTTTTCTTGGTAATCACTTTTTTTCAAACCTTTAATCCCAAATTTTGTCACTTCTGTGTAccatttgacatttttattagATCCATCATGATTCCcatttctgtttttgttctttgttctcaTGTAGAACTCATCCACTTCTATTTCCTATTCCAAAGTCCAcagcttttttttggtttttgtttctttgaataGTTAAGActtatcaaactttttttttttttatctttgtgtgCATAGGTCAAGTGGCGTATCTAAGGCATTAAAATCTGGGAGATGTGGTTGTTATTCTCGAGGTGTTTCTACAAACAGTGAAAGCTCAAAACTTTGTGGAAGTATCAAGGCTGTTTCCGCATCTTCTTCgacaaaatattatgatttcactGTGATTGGAAGTGGAGTGGCCGGTCTGCGTTATGTTTTAGAAGTTGCAAAGCAAGGGACAGTTGCAGTGATTACCAAAGATGAGCCTCATGAGAGTAACACAAACTATGCTCAAGGTGGTGTTAGTGCAGTGTTATGCCCTTTGGATTCTGTAGAAAGTCATATGCAGGACACAATGGTCGCCGGTGCTCATCTTTGTGATGAAGAAACCGTAAGAGTAAGTCCACTGTATCCTGCATTGTTATGTGCTGTATGCTGTTCATTGCCTGAGAAACTATCTGATACATGCTTGTGTTAGTAAGCATTGTAGTGGATGTAGCTGTGTCGACAGTTTTGCAATAGTTCTTAAGTCACTAAGCTAGAGAGctaacatattaaaaagaaagatggtCCAAACCNAGTATGTGTTACTTGACATAAGCCATAAGCCGAGAGAAAAGATTCTTGCCCATTTCCCCAACATAGCTTCTGAATGTCTTAAACACGGTCTGGATATCACCCGTCAGCCTNGCGAGGATGGAAACTTGCATTTGGCAAGAGAAGGTGGTCACTCGCATCGTAGGATCGTTCATGCAGCTGATATGACaggaagagagattgagagagcttTACTTGAAGCCGCACGTAACGATCCCAACATATCTGTCTTCAAACACCATTTTGCAATCGATCTGCTCACTTCTCAGGTTCCATTTCACACCTCTTGAAAAACCAAATTGCCTCTGATCAATCGCCGTATCAGATCAATCTTTTTCTATCTAAACAGGACGGTTTGAGCACAGTTTGTTATGGTGTTGACACTTTGAATATCAAAACAAATGAGGTACACAAAGATATCTTGCTTCTGGCGGTTTGATTATTCGCCTTGTAGCTTAGTTTGTAATTTGAAAAATCTCATGTTTCTTCAGGTGGTACGCTTTATATCGAAGGTGACACTGCTTGCTTCAGGTGGAGCTGGGCATATCTATCCATCAACCACAAATCCTCTGGTAATATTTTCTTTAGCTTAACTACAAAACATTGTATCAGTAGAACGAATGAGCAGGAGTAGCATAACATTAAAAAGTTTCTGAtatatttttctccatttttattATCTACTTGGTTTTTGTATAGGTGGCTACTGGAGATGGGATGGCTATGGCTCATCGAGCTCAAGCTGTGATCTCAAATATGGAGTAAGTAAAAACTCCTAAAGAACGCCAAAAGAAGTTTGTTGACAATGAAACTCATAAGTTGGttttttgttatgttgtatttggTAAGGTTTGTGCAGTTTCATCCTACTGCCTTAGCCGACGAAGGTCTTCCCATCAAACCACAAACCGCTAGAGAAAACGCGTTCCTCATCACTGAGGCCGTTAGAGGTGATGGTGGCATCCTCTACAATCTAGGAATGGAGCGATTTATGCCCGTATACGATGAGCGAGCTGAGCTTGCTCCAAGAGATGTGGTAGCAAGAAGCATTGATGACCAGCTCAAGAAACGGAAAGAAAAGTATGTGTTACTTGACATAAGCCATAAGCCGAGAGAAAAGATTCTTGCCCATTTCCCCAACATAGCTTCTGAATGTCTTAAACACGGTCTGGATATCACCCGTCAGCCTATCCCGGTTGTCCCTGCAGCTCATTACATGTGTGGAGGAGTTCGTGCTGCTTTACAAGGCGAAACCAATGTCCTTGGATTGTTTGTAGCAGGTGAAGTAGCGTGTACCGGTCTCCATGGGGCAAACCGTCTTGCTAGTAACTCGCTTTTAGAAGCCCTGGTTTTCGCGAGACGGGCAGTTCAGCCTTCAACTGACCTCATGAAACGCACAAAACTTGATCTAAGCGCATCAGAGAAATGGACAAGGCCTGTTGTTGCGACAGCTAGATCGCTAGGAGATGAAGTACTATCAAAGATTATAGCTTTGACTAGAGAAGTGAGAAGAGAGCTTCAGGAAGTGATGTGGAAGTATGTTGGTATCGTCAGATCAACCATTCGGCTCAACACGGCTGAGAGGAAAATCGCAGAGCTAGAAGCGAAATGGGAAACGTTTTTGTTTGAACATGGATGGGAACAGACAGTGGTAGCTCTTGAAGCTTGTGAGATGAGAAACTTATTCTGTTGCGCTAAGCTTGTAGTGAGCAGCGCCCTAGCCAGACATGAAAGCCGCGGTCTTCATTACATGACAGACTTTCCTTTTGTGGAAGAAAGCAAGCGCATTCCGACAATAATTCTCCCGTCTTCTCCTACAACAGCTAGTTGGAGCTCAAGGCGGTTACAGAACATACGCAGCAGCTCACTTGTTGATTGTTAAAACTGCAGGAGTTTGTTCTTATTTGAAGCCAATCAATTCTGTTACTTGTATTCATATGAATAAACTTTGGCATTCAAAAGAATACTCTGATTCTGACACtgtaatacaaaagaaaataaagtattCATCTGAGATAAACAATTATTGTGACAATACATCTTTCAAACCCTTTGCTATGGTGTATATTGATGACTTTCtgagcaaaaagaaacaaacgtATACTGTATGTGGATTTCCCAAGCAAGAAGCAGGACTGAGAACAGTCTTGTCTTCACTGACTCCATATcctcagtttctttcttctgaGTAAACCATTCCAGAAGCTTCCATCATTCTCCTGAGGAAATCACGAGCTCCAAGCTCGGGTGTGGCTTCCATTATCAGACCAAACATGAATTCATTCTTCCTGTCTTCTTTAACTCGACCTGAATGCGATCTGTGAAGGCTGCACAGAGAAGCtaaaatttcttcttcaatgcCGCTTTAGAAACCAGCCTAGTTACTTGTTCCATCCAGAGACCAGATAGGTCAATAGTCTGCAGCCGCCAGTCCTGTTTTTGCTACATTAAAATTCAATGGATATATTCTCAGTAAATAGTCTTGGCTTGTGTAACTCGtttaaacaaagaacaaagatatCTCAAAACACAACTCAGGAAGTATGGTGCCATAATCTAACCCAGTTGCGGAATTCACAATTGCTTAGATGTCCAGTTTGAAGCCAGATCTTCTATTATATCTGAGAAAATGAAACATTTGAGTAAAGCTGCAACTGAATATTGAAGCGAGATTAGGATTAGAAGGAGAAAACAGAATTACCCGGTTCACGAATTTGAGAAACGAgcattctttttcttgtaacaCTCCTTTAAGAATCTTTCAGCATCAACCTTCATTCCAGGTTTAGAAAAAGCAGCACTTATCCAGTGAATAGTTTGACTACACGGAATATATCCCTTTTCTTCGATCATCTCTTTTAGCAATCCTTTTGCCTCTGCCAAGTACATTGGTTTTCTATTCCACTCAACTTCTGGATGAGTGCAAAGTCTGCACAAACCAGATATCATAGTACAATAAGTCGAAGTGTTGGGGCTCACTCCTCTCTTACCCATCTCCTTCATTAGCTCTCTTGCCTGAAGCATCTTCCCAACTTTAGCAAATTCACTGATAAGCACATTATAAGTGCTGGTTTTTGGTACCAACCCATCCGCAATCATCTCACAATATATCGTCATACTTTCTTTCTTATTCCCTATCTTAGCCTGACCAGAAATTAAAGCATTGTATGTAAAATCGTCAGGACGCATACCTCTACTCTTCATCTCACTCAGCCATTTGTCCACCTCTTTTATTAGCCCAGCATCAGAAAGACCTCTTATTATAGTATTATAGGTTACAACATTCGGGGATATTCCTGCTTCCAACATAACGGAATATGTCGAAAGAGCTTTTCCTACGTGACTGCCCACGAAGTACCCATGCATAAGGGAATTGAACGTCACAATATCAGGAACAAAGCCTCTCACTTTCATTTTCTCCATAACCATAGCTGCCTTTTTCGTCATACCTAGTTTGCACAGAGTTGAAACGAGAGTGTTGTAAACTTGCCTACTAAGTTTAATTCCATAACGCAAGAGTGTCTCGTGAGTTTCAAATATAGCGTCAGCTCTTTTATGCCTTGAACACGTGTCGAGAAAAATTCGATACGTCGTTAAGTTAGGATGGATTTCCATAAACACCATTTGATTCAATATGTCAATTGCTTCCTCCATTTTACCCTTTTCACATAGCATTCCAACCACAATATTGCAACTCATCAGACTCGGTTTTATTCCACAACTCTTCATCTTATCCCAAAGCTTAAGGATACCATCCAAATCCCCTAGCTTTCGTTGTGAATTCATCATTATGTTAAATGTAGCAACATCTGGTTCTATACCCTTCTCTGTCATTCCTTTGTAGGCCCAGTCAGCTCCGAATTTGCCAAACTTCAACAGCCCACTGATTAAGACATTGTAAGAAACAACATCCCATGGCATCCCTTTCTCTTGCATTTCTTCAGCCCAAGAGAGAGCAGCTTCTTCGTCTCCTCCTTTGAAGAACACATCAATTAAAGATGTGTAGTTAATATGATCCAGTGTCACTCCTTTAGATACCATGTCTTTGACTAATCCCCTAACTTCCTTACTCCTACCAATTCTCTTCAAGTGGTTCACCAGAGCATCAAGTATGTAGTTGTTTTCCTCCACCCCAATCAGCCTCATCTCCTTACTCATTTCAATAGCAACTTCTTCTTTCCCTGCCTTAAACAAGCCATCAATTACTGTACCATAAGTAAAACCATTCGGCACAACATTTTGGTCTTCCATTTTCCTCATAAGACTAACAGCTTCTTCGAGCATCCCTTTCTTCACATACCCGTTTATCATACTAGAGTAGGTTACAACATTCGGaagaacacttttctctaaCATCTGCGTCATGATAAATTCTGCACTGCTTATATCACCCGCTTTGCAGAACCCATCTACCAAAGCCGTATATGCAACCACATTTGGAACTTGGTTATCTTCCAAAAGCATCTTAAATGTTTTCTCAGCCTCCCTAAGGTCTCCAACCTTAAACAGACCATCCATCAAAACAGTATATACAACTAAATCTACAGGAATCCCACGCACAACCATTTGACTGTAAAGAGCCAAAGCATGGCGGTAACTTTTTGCTTTAAATAACGAATCAACAAGAGTAGTATAAGTTACATGGTTCGGATATACACCCATCTCCTCCATTTCCCTCAGTAACAATCCCGCTTCCAGCATTTTCCCGTCTTTGCACAGTCTGTTAACAATCGAACTAAAAGTAACCACATCCGGATCAAACCCACTCATAACCATATCCCTGTAAGCTTCTTCAATGGCATGGAGATTGTAGTAAGAGCTTATGAGTATAGTATGAGTGACAAGGTTTAGTTCCGAGATTTCGTCAACCAAAGCCTTGGCTCTAGCAAAGTTCCCAGCTTTACAAAACCCATCAATCAGAGTATTGTAGCTAACCGTATCAGGCATTACGCCTTTCTTCACCATATCAGATAGAAACTGATAAGCCTCGTCAACCAAACCATGTTCACACAAACCCGAAATCACAGTGTTATAAGTAGCAGTATCAACGCCGATGACTCTATTTCTAAGTACACTAATCGCAAATCTCAATTGACCAACTTTGCACAAAGAATGAATCAACACATTGAGAGCAAAAACATTTGGAGAAACTCCACAAGTTATCATCTTGCTGTAAATCAACGATACCTGGTCGCGTACCAAATCATTGACACTGAAACGATGAGTCAGACTATTCCAGAGACGCGAATCCGGAGCAACGCCGAAGTTGCACATCGCAGAGAGCGTCCTCGCTGCTCCGTAAAGCCTCCCGCAGCTTAAGTAGAGGTGAAAGAGTGTGCGAAAGAGAG is drawn from Camelina sativa cultivar DH55 chromosome 8, Cs, whole genome shotgun sequence and contains these coding sequences:
- the LOC104705754 gene encoding L-aspartate oxidase, chloroplastic-like, which gives rise to MAAYVSVGNIHAFYLEGQVHREQSYRQDSWSSGFSTRTNPFKVPFSWSSGVSKALKSGRCGCYSRGVSTNSESSKLCGSIKAVSASSSTKYYDFTVIGSGVAGLRYVLEVAKQGTVAVITKDEPHESNTNYAQGGVSAVLCPLDSVESHMQDTMVAGAHLCDEETVRVSPLYPALLCAVCCSLPEKLSDTCLSSECLKHGLDITRQPXEDGNLHLAREGGHSHRRIVHAADMTGREIERALLEAARNDPNISVFKHHFAIDLLTSQDGLSTVCYGVDTLNIKTNEVVRFISKVTLLASGGAGHIYPSTTNPLVATGDGMAMAHRAQAVISNMEFVQFHPTALADEGLPIKPQTARENAFLITEAVRGDGGILYNLGMERFMPVYDERAELAPRDVVARSIDDQLKKRKEKYVLLDISHKPREKILAHFPNIASECLKHGLDITRQPIPVVPAAHYMCGGVRAALQGETNVLGLFVAGEVACTGLHGANRLASNSLLEALVFARRAVQPSTDLMKRTKLDLSASEKWTRPVVATARSLGDEVLSKIIALTREVRRELQEVMWKYVGIVRSTIRLNTAERKIAELEAKWETFLFEHGWEQTVVALEACEMRNLFCCAKLVVSSALARHESRGLHYMTDFPFVEESKRIPTIILPSSPTTASWSSRRLQNIRSSSLVDC
- the LOC104705753 gene encoding pentatricopeptide repeat-containing protein At5g14770, mitochondrial-like, which translates into the protein MIMIRIWNNYTAKYRFFLSSNYRSFSSIKQPQLPGREETCFLITEHRFVPDLPAPNKNKVYASLFRTLFHLYLSCGRLYGAARTLSAMCNFGVAPDSRLWNSLTHRFSVNDLVRDQVSLIYSKMITCGVSPNVFALNVLIHSLCKVGQLRFAISVLRNRVIGVDTATYNTVISGLCEHGLVDEAYQFLSDMVKKGVMPDTVSYNTLIDGFCKAGNFARAKALVDEISELNLVTHTILISSYYNLHAIEEAYRDMVMSGFDPDVVTFSSIVNRLCKDGKMLEAGLLLREMEEMGVYPNHVTYTTLVDSLFKAKSYRHALALYSQMVVRGIPVDLVVYTVLMDGLFKVGDLREAEKTFKMLLEDNQVPNVVAYTALVDGFCKAGDISSAEFIMTQMLEKSVLPNVVTYSSMINGYVKKGMLEEAVSLMRKMEDQNVVPNGFTYGTVIDGLFKAGKEEVAIEMSKEMRLIGVEENNYILDALVNHLKRIGRSKEVRGLVKDMVSKGVTLDHINYTSLIDVFFKGGDEEAALSWAEEMQEKGMPWDVVSYNVLISGLLKFGKFGADWAYKGMTEKGIEPDVATFNIMMNSQRKLGDLDGILKLWDKMKSCGIKPSLMSCNIVVGMLCEKGKMEEAIDILNQMVFMEIHPNLTTYRIFLDTCSRHKRADAIFETHETLLRYGIKLSRQVYNTLVSTLCKLGMTKKAAMVMEKMKVRGFVPDIVTFNSLMHGYFVGSHVGKALSTYSVMLEAGISPNVVTYNTIIRGLSDAGLIKEVDKWLSEMKSRGMRPDDFTYNALISGQAKIGNKKESMTIYCEMIADGLVPKTSTYNVLISEFAKVGKMLQARELMKEMGKRGVSPNTSTYCTMISGLCRLCTHPEVEWNRKPMYLAEAKGLLKEMIEEKGYIPCSQTIHWISAAFSKPGMKVDAERFLKECYKKKNARFSNS
- the LOC104705752 gene encoding transcription factor WER-like, coding for MISLSRLFSKETKRMRKKVSSTGEEGNNEYKKGLWTVEEDKILMDYVKAHGKGHWNRIAKKTGLKRCGKSCRLRWMNYLSPNVKRGNFTEQEEDLIIRLHKLLGNRWSLIAKRVPGRTDNQVKNYWNTHLSKKLGIKDPKTKQSNGDIVYQINLPNPTETSEATKITNIDGNNNILGDVIQEDRQGSNYLSSLWVHEDEFELSTLTNMMDFIDGHCF